TCAGGGCCTTGAGCGGCGCGGGCTCGCGGCGGGCCTGGTTGGCAATCATCAGGCCGGCGAAGGTTTGGCGCAGGGCCGTGCTGATGAGGTTTTCCTCGGTGCCGAGCTTCTGCTGGTCAAGAATGTAGAGGGGCTTGCTAAAGTTGGGGTCGCGCTTGGCAATTTCCTCCTGCAGCATGCTGGCCTGCGCGTTTTGGCAGCCCAGGCTGAGCACGGTGGCGCCGGCCACGTTGGGGTGCGTGATGTAGCCGGCCAACAGGCCGCACAGCGACTGGGCATCTTGTCGGATGCCGCCGCAGCCGCCCTCGTGCGAGAGGAAGCGGATGCCGTCCACGTTCGGGAACGGGCGCGAGCTCTGGGCCACGTCCTCCCCTGCCGCCAGGTCGGCGCTCAGGATTTCTTCCACCGACTTGCCGGCCTGTAGCAGTTCCAGCAGCTTGCGGGTTTCGGGCTGGTAGTTTTTGCGGCGCTCGTAGCCGAGGTCGGTAATCAGGGCGTCTTTCAGCACCTGGATGTTGCGGTTTTCGCAGAACACCAGCGGAATCACCAGCCAATAGTTGGCGGTGCCCACGCGGCCGTCGGCGCGGTGGTAGCCCAGGAAGGTGCGGTCTTGCCAAGCCGATACGTCGGGGGCCTGCCAGGCGGCGCGCTGGTGACTTTGCTCGTCGTAGCTGTTGGTGGCGTGCTGCATGTTGGCCGTGGTGAGGCGGCCGCCGGGGCGAATGGCTTCCTTGGCTTTGCCCACCAGCACGCCGTACATCGTCACGGGCTCGCCGGCGTTCAGGCCCAGCGGCGTGAGCTTGTGCTTGGCCGGAATGGCTTCGGCGGTGGTCACGTAACCGCCTTCCCAAGGCACTTCGGTGCCGATGGGCAGGTCGACGAGGGCAACAAGAACGTTATCGGCTGGGTGAATGCGGGCAACTTGGTGTTTCATAGCAGTCATATTCAAAACGGCCAATACTAATTAGCGAGGGCTGTTTTTTTGGTGAAAAACGCCGCCAGGGTGCCCGAGGCACCTTCTTCCACCAGCTGGTTCAGGTAGCGGGTCACGGTCTCGGCAAAGCCGGGCAGGCGGGTGAGGTCCTGGCCCCACAGCACGGTGTTGCGCAGCGCCGTAGTAGTCAGCTCCTCGGGCGAGAGGCGGGCCCACAGGTCGGCGAAGTAGCCGGCGCGGTCGTCCGTGATGGTGTAAGGCTCGCCGTTGGCTTCGCCCTGGCCCACGCCCGGCGCCGAGGCCGTATTGCGCATAAACAGCAGGTAGGCCGCGAAGCCCAGCGCCATGTAGTGCGGCACGGCATTATGCGTCTGGTAGTAGTGCAGCAGCGTGGGCACGTTGCGCATCTGCATCTTGGCAGTGCCCTGCATGGCAATGGCCAGCCAGCGGTGCTCCAGATAGGGGTTGCGGAACCGGTCGAGCACCTGCATGCCGAAGCGCTGGCCCACTTTCTCGTCTACCTGGTACGGAATGCCGGGCAGCAGGTCGGCCAGCATCAGGTTGTGGATGAAGCGCGCCAGGTCCTCGTTGTCAAGGGCCTCGCGCACGGTAGTGCAGCCCACCAGGTGGGCCAGGGCGTAGCTCAGCGTGTGCGTGCCGTTGAGCAGGCGCAGCTTCAGCTCGCGGAACAGGGTGATGTCGGGGCGAATGACCACGCCTTTGGCCACGGAGTGGAACGAGAGCACTTCGCGCACCTTCTCGCCGCCTTCAATGGCCCAGAGCGCATAGGCTTCGCTCATGGTCAGCAGCTCGTCTTTGTAGCCCAGCTCCTCTTGCAATTGGGCATAGAGAGCCGGCTCGGGGCGGCCGGGCACAATGCGGTCGACCAGCGTATTGCAGAAATGGTTGGCGGCTTCAAGCCAGTCGATGAAGGCGCTGCCCAAGTCGTTGCGGTGGGCCAGCTCCAGCACAATGGCCTCCAGCTTGCGGCCGTTGTCGGGAATCAGTTCGGTGGGCACAATTACCAACCCGCGGTTCACGTCGCCGTTGAAGGCCTGAAAACGGGTGTAAAGCACGGCCAGCAGCTTGCCCGGAAACGACGACGGCGGCGTGAGGTGAATGTCCTCGTTCACCAGCTGAATGCCCACTTCGGTGGTGTTCGATATCACTACCTGCAGGTCGGGGCTGGTAGCAAACTTTAGCACGTCGGCCCACTGGCTTTTGGCCGAGAGCACGCGGCTGATGCTGGCGCACACCACGTTTTCTTCCACCGGCTTGCCGTCTTCCACGCCGCGCACGCACACCGTGTACAGGCCGTTCTGGCGCTCGAAGGCCGTGGCGTCGCCGCCGTCGGTGCTTTTCACCACCACCACGCGGCCGTTGAACACGCCCTGGCGGTTGGCCTCGTCAATCATGAAATCGGGCAGGCCGCGCAGCAGCACGCCGGTGCCAAACTGCAGCACCTTCTCGGGCAGGTCAAACAGGTTCTTGGCGGGCCAGGCCACTACGGCGCCACCCGAAGCCGGGGCGGCCAAAGCCAGCGGTTGATTCAAAGTGTCCATCGGAATGGAGTTGGAATAAAGACGGGGTGAATAAATTGGGCGTAACGAAGCTAGGGCAGCGCTTTAGGGCTTCTCTCCCGTACTCACCCGTTTCTGCCAGGCGGGGTAATCCTTTTCGAGGAGCTTGGCAGGCCAGGTGCCGGCGTAGAGGTAGCCGGCGCGGCGCTCGTTTTCAATCTCGCTGAGCTGATAATGCACCTTGCTGTCGCGCCCCACGTAAATCGGGCGGTCGGTATCGAGCTCGTAAAACCGGGCCCAGAGGGTGGCGCCGGCTTCGGGCACTATCACCCGGTCGCGGCCCGATTTTTCGCCAGGCGCCGCAATTTCCTTCATCGTGTAGCCGGTCAGCTTCACTTTCTGGAACCAGGCCACCGCGCTTTCGATGGCCTTGCGCACGGCCGGCGAGGGCTGCTCCACCCCCATCAGAAACCGCACAATTTCCACCGACTCGTCGCCGCTCAGCGAGGCCAGCTCGAAGGCGCGGGCTTTGGCCGGTTGCAGGGTTTTCTCGTCGTACTGCGCACACCAGGCCGTGGGCTGGCCCTGGCGCACGTACTGCGTTTTCAGGATGCAGTCGATGCCGCGCTCTACCGCCGCTTTGGCCTGCGGCACCAGCGCCGCGTCGAGGCCGTTGTACGGGGCCTTCTGCTGGCTTACTTCGCGCAGCACCTGCAGCACGCGCACCATGGCGTTGTCGTTGTAGGTAATCTGGTGGCGGTAGTTGCTGAAATCGGGGTAGTACTGCGGAAAGCCGCCGTTGGCGTACTGCATTTTCAGCAGGTAGCGAATGCCGCTTTCGGCGCCTTGGCGGTAGGCCGGGTTGTTGGTTTTCTGGTAAGCCCGGGCCAGGTAGATGATTTCGCGCGAGGTGGCGTTGTTGTCAATCGTGGCATCGTTGCGGTCTTTGTTGGCCAGCGTGCGGGCCCGGTCGGCCGCGCTCATGGGGTGCTTGTAGTCCACCTTCTCGCTGCCCACGGCTTTGGGCCAGCCGCCCACGGTGCGTTGGTACACCAGCATTTTTTCGGCCGTGCTATCCTGTAGCGCGGCTTGGGGCTGCGCCACGGGATTGGCCGTAGTGGCAGGGTCGGTGCCGGGGGTGCTCACGGTCTCGGCGGTGAGCGTTTGGCGGGCGCAGGAGGTGCCCACGGCCGTAGCCGCCAGCCCGCTCAAAAGCAGCAATAGTCGAAGCATGGTGTAGCCAGGGAGGGAAAATTCCCGGCGGCAGGCGCAGAACCTGCTGGGCCCGCCGCCGGGGTTAATTAGTAGCCGAAGTTTTGCTTCAGGGCCGGGTCGGCGCTGATGGTAGCCTGCGGGATGGGCAGCAGCTCCTTGCCACGGCCGGGCACGTATTCAGCTGCCAAGCCCGAGCCAACGCTGGTCACGCTGGTGGTGGCGCCGGGCAGCGTGTACACCGTGCCCGAGGGCTTGGTGTTGGCCACGTAGCTCGCGTCAATGGCCTGGCGCCAGTTCACGCGGGTGGTGCCGGCCGGGGCCGTGTTGGGCGTGGGCGAAGGCCGGTAAAACGAGCGCACCCACTGAATGGGCTGCACCGCCAGCGAGGGGCCGGTGGGCGTGCGGTAGTACTGGTACAGGGGCACGTTCTGGTAGGGAGGCAGGCCCTGGGCCATCTTCTCGATGTTGGTCTTTACTTCGGCCATTTTGGTCTCGAAGAGGTTCCAGCGCAGCAGGTCGTACTTGCGGATGCCTTCGCCACCGAACTCGATGTAGCGCTCGTTCACGATGGCGTTGAAGAAGCTGGCCTTGCTGGTCAGGCTAAAGCCAGCCTGTGCCAGGGTCGAAGCAGCCAGGGCGCGGTTGCCGCCAAAGCCGCGGGTGCGCACTTCCATGAAGGCATCCTGGGCCGCCTGGGTGGGGGCGCTGTTGAGCTCGTTCTCGGCCTCGGCAAACATGAGCAGCACGTCGGCGAAGCGGATGATGGGCCAGTTGTAGTCGAGGTAGTTCACCGAGCCCGTTACGGGCGGGATGTGCCAGTCGCGGCGCCATTTGCCGTCGGTGGCCGAGTTCAGGGCCACGCCAATCTGGAACGTGCCGGTGCTGGCAATGCCGTAGGTGGTGATGGTCACGTCGCGGCGCGTGTCGGTCGAATCGAAGGCGTAGAAGTAGGGCGGCGCAATGGTCACGGCGCCCTGCGTCGAGCCGTAGATGCTGGACGGGTTTTGCAGGCGCGGGCCGTTGTAGTAGCCAATCTTGCTGCCCGAAGCGCCCGTGGCCGTGCCCATGCCCACCTGGAACATGATTTCGTTCGAGCTCTCGTTGCGCAGCTCATTCATGCTCTTGAACACTTCCAAGAAGCTCGGGTTCAGGTTATGCTCCAGGCGCGCGGTGGGCGTCATCAGTTCCGCGCACTCCTGACGGGCAATGCGGTAATAGTCGAGGTAGTCGGCGGGGCGCGTCATCTGGTTGCCCTGCAGCGAGTAGCCGCCACGATACATGGCAATGCGGGCGCGCAGGGCCTTGGCGGCGCCCTTGGTGATGCGCTCGTTGGCCGCACCGGCCTGCGAGCGCCAGGGCAGCAGGTTTTCGGCCACCAGCAGGTCGTCGACGAGCTGCTTCAGCGTGGCGGCGCTGTTGGAGTTGGGCAGGTTGAAATCCTGGCCCGACACGGCCGGCGTGAACTGCACGGGCACGTTGCCCCAGTTGCGCACCAGCTCAAACAGGTACTGCGCGCGCAGCGTGAGGGCTTCGCCGTGCAGGCGCTTCAGGGCGGCAATGTCGGTGGCGCTGCCGCCGGTGTAGAGGGCCATCTTCGGAATCTGGTCGATGCAGATGTTCGAGCGCTCCACGCCCTGGTACAGCTGGTTCCAGGGGTTGTTGATTTCGGTGTTGTTGGGCAGGGCCGTGTAGCGGGCTATGCTGCGGCGGGCGCCGTCGGCGGCCCCGGCCGAGCCAATCAGCTCGTCCGAATCCAGCGGGTAGTACATGCTGATGCGCGTGCCGTAGCCGTTGTCGCCCGACAGCGGGTCGTAGGCGCCGATGACGGCCGCCGTGGCACCGCTCACGCTGCTGAACGTGTACTCGGTGGTGTTCAGCGCCAGGGGCTCCACTTCGAGGTAGTCTTTGCACGAAGACAGCAGCCCGCCGGCACCGGCCAGGACCACCGCGGCCAGCGCAACCCGGCCAAAAGAATGAAACGATTTCATATAGTTGAGGCGAAAAACGGGTGGGAATTAAAGCGACAGGTTCACGCCGAAGAGCAAGGCGCGGCTGCGGGGGTAGGCGGCGTAGTCCACGCCCGGCGTGAGCGGGGTGGCGCGGCGGGTGTTCACCTCCGGGTCGTAGCCCGTGTATTTGGTGAAGGTGTACACGTTGTTGGCCGTGAGGTAGAAGCGCAGGCTCTGAATCTTGGCGCGGCCGGTCAGTGCCTTGGGCAGGGTGTAGCCCACGGTGATGTTGTTCACGCGCAGGAACGAGCCGTCTTCCACGGCCCAGGAGTGGAACACCAGGTTGCGGGTGGGCGTCCAGATGTTGGCGTTCTGGTTCACTTCGTTCAGGCGGGCAATGGTGGTGATGGGCGAACCATCGGCCTCGATGATGCGGTAGCGGTTGCCCATGATGCCCAGCACGTTGTTGAAGGCCGTGTTGGCGGTGTTCGACGTGAACTCAATCTTGTTGGCGTTGTACACGTCGTTGCCCAGCACGAAGTTCAGGAACACGCTGGCGTCGAAACCTTTGAAGGTAAACTGCTGGTTCAGGCCGCCCACCATTTTGGGGTTGGCGTTGCCAATCACCGTCTGGTCGTTGGCGTCAATCTTGCCGTCGCCGTTCAGGTCCTTCAGCTTCAGCAGGCCGGGGCGGTAGGCGGTTTCACCGATGAGGCCCAGGTTATCCACAAATTTGATGTCGGTGCGGGGCGTCCAGGAGGTGGCGATGCTGCTGGTGCTCGTGGTGGGGGGCACGTAGCCCGAGAAGTCGTTGGCAGTCAGGTAGCCGTCGGTCACGTAGCCGTACATCTCACCCACGGGCCGGCCCACGCGGGCCAGGTAGTCCTGGGTGAGGGCCGTGCCGCCCCAGCCCGAGGTGATGCCGAGGATTTGCTGCTGGTCGCCGCCGAGGCTTTCGATGCGGCCGCGGTTAAACGAGGCGTTGGCCGTGGCCGTCCAGGTGAAGCTCTCGTTGCGAATCACGGTGCCGGTCAGCTGCAGTTCGAGGCCCTTATTCGAAGTCGAACCCACGTTCTGGAGCTGCGTGGTGTAGCCCAGGAAGGCCGGCACCGGCTTGTTCAGCAGCAGGTCGCTGGTGGTGTTGTAATAGGCGTCGGCCGTGAACTGCACGCGGTTGTCGAGCAGGGCCACGTCGATGCCGATGTTGCGGGTCGTGGTCGATTCCCAGATGAGGTTGGGGTTGGCCAGGCCGGTGGCCGCGGCGCCCAGCACCAGGGTGTGGTTCAGCGCATAAGGGGCGCTGCCGGCCTGGAACAGCTGGTTGTAGAGGAAGTCGTTGATGCGGTTGTTGCCGGCCTGGCCGTAGCTCAAGCGCAGCTTCAGGTCCGTGATGGTGGGGATTTCCTTGAAGAACTCCTCACGCGAAATGCGCCACGCGGCCGAAGCGCCGGGGAAGAAGCCCAGCTTCTTGCCGGGGGGGAATTTCGACGAGCCATCGACGCGGAACGTGCCCGTGAACAGGTACTTGTCGTCATAAGAGTAAGTCAGGCGACCGAAGCCCGAAAGCTGGCGGTAGTCGGCCGGAATGCTCGTCTGGGGCAGCACGGGCTGGGCCGTCTGGCCGGCCGGAATCACGCCCTGGTTGATGTTGGCCAGCGCGCGCTCGGCGGTGATTTCCAGCGGCAGGAAGTTGGTTTGGATGTAAATCTGGTCAGCCCGCTGCTGGTAGATTTCTTCGCCCAGCAGCACGCCGCCCGAGTGCTTGCCGCTCTTGAAGCTGTAGTCCAGCACGTTCGAGTTGTTGAGCGTGGCCTGCTTGGTGACGGTGAGCGTGGCGAAAGGCAGGTTGGAGTAGCCCCCCGAGGGCGAGCGCAGCGTGGGCGAGTACCGGCCGTTGAACGTGCCCAGGTTGATGTCGGTGATGTCGAAACCGGCCGTGGTGCGGAAGGTCAGGCCTTTCACAATCTCATAAGAAGCGTTGGCGCCGATGTTGATGGTGCGGCGCTTGTCGTTGCGGTATTCGTTGTCGATGGTCACGATGGGGTTCACCAGGCCCGAGAAGTCGGCCACGTCCGAGTCGAACACGGCGGGGTCGGGCACGAAGCCGTCGGGACGGGGCACCAACAGCGGCTGGTACTGCACGGCGTTGCGCAGGCGCGAAGTGGTGTTCGAGCCCGTGGTGGAGGTGCCGGCGCCCATGGTGCCCTGGTCGTTGTAGCGGGCGTTCAGGCCGATGCGGAACTTGTCGCTGGCCTTGGTGTCGAAGCGGAAGTTGAGCAGGTTGCGCGAGTAGTCCGAGCCGCGCTGAATGCCCTGCTCGTCGTTGCGGGTGAGGCTGAGCGAGTAGGTGGTGCCCTTGGCGCCGCCGGCCACCGACACGTTGTGCGTCTGTTGGAAGGCGTCGCGGCCAAATACCTCTTTCTGCCAGTTCACAAAGGGGGCGTTGCGGGCACGCAGCAGCGTGTCGCTGTTGAAGTTGGTGCTGCCGTACAGGCTCTTGAACGTGGGCAGGCCGCCCGAGACGTTGCCAATCACGCGCGAACGCTCGTACTCGTAATTCAGGTAATCCTGGGGCTGCAACACGTCCAGCGTCTTGGCAATGCGGCGCACGCCTGCAAAGCCGTTGTAGCTCACCACCGTGCGGCCTTCGGTGCCTTTCTTGGTGGTGATGATGATAACGCCGTTGGCGCCGCGGGCGCCGTAGATGGCCGTGGCCGAAGCGTCCTTCAGCACGTCGACGGAGGCGATGTCCTGCGGGGCAATCACGCTCAGCGCGTTTTCAATCTGAATGCCGTCGACCACGTACAGCGGCGAGTTGTCTTGGGTAATGGAGCCCCCGCCGCGCACGCGCACCTGCACGTTGAGGTTGCCGGGGGTGCCTTCGGCGCTGGTCAGCTGCACGCCGGCCAGGCGGCCGGTCAGGGCTTCCGCGGCCGAGTTCACGGGCACGTCCTTGATTTGCTGCGCGCTCACCGACGATACCGAGCCGGTGACGTCGCGGCGCTGCACCTCCTGGTAACCAATTACCACTACGTCTTCGAGCTGCTTGCTATCGGAAGCCAGCGTCACGTTGATGGTGGTTTGGTCGCCCACGGTTACTTCTTTCGACGTGAAGCCCACGAAGCTGAAGCGCAGCTTGGCCGTGGCGGCCGTGGCAGCGGGCAGCGAAAGGCTGTATTCGCCGTTGACGCCCGTCGAGGCGCCGTTGGTGGTGCCCTCCACGAGCACAGTCACGCCCGGCAGGCCCTCGCCTTCCGCCGACTTCACGACGCCCTGTATTTGGCGGCTTTGGGCCATGGCCAGCCCGATGCTCCCGAAAAACAGGAGCCAGACCAGGAGAAAATGTTTTTTCATGAGTGAAAAAATTGGGGTGGGAGTTTTTTTAAAGCTTGTTAGCGCAGGGCCTCGAGGGGCACGGCGTCCATGTCGGTGTATTCGCGGTTTTCGCCGGCCATGCCCCAGATGAAGGCGTAGTGGCTCGAGCCGCAGCCGGTGTGGATGGACCAGGGCGGCGAGAGGATGGCCTGCTCGGTGCTCACCCACAGCGGGCGCGTTTCGGTGGGCTCGCCCAGCAGGTGCAGCACGCGCTGGCCGGCGGGCAGGTTGAAGTAGAGGTAGGCCTCCATGCGGCGGTCGTGGGTGTGGCTGGGCATCGTGTTCCACACCGAGCCCACCTTGAGCTGGGTCAGGCCCATCACCAGCTGGCAGCTGGGGATGCCTTCTTGGTAGATGTACTTGTAGATGGTGCGCTCGTTGGCCGTTTCCCGGGCGCCCATTTCCACCGGCGTGGCTTCGGCCTGCGTGCGGCGCGTGGTGGGGTGCACCGCGTGCGCCGGGGCCGAGAGCAGGTAGAACTTGGCCGGCTGGGCCGCGTCCGCGCTGGCAAAAACCACTTCCTTCGAGCCCATGCCCACGTAGAGGCAGTCCTGGTTATTCAACTCGTACACCGTGCCGTCCACCGTCACGGTGCCGGCCCCGCCCACGTTCAGCGCGCCCAACTCGCGGCGCTCCAGGAAGAAATTGGCTTTCAGCGACTCCGGGCAGGGCAGCGTGAGCGCCGCGCCGGTGGGCTGGGCCCCGCCCACCACCATGCGGTCGTAGTGCGTGTAGGTCAGTTCGATTTCGCCGGGCGTGAAGATGTTCTCAATCAGGAAATGCTCCCGAATGCCGCTCGTGTTGAGCGTGGCCGTTTCGCGGGGGCCGATGGCAAAGCGCTGGGTCATGTTGTAAGGGTTGAGTTTTGAATGTTGAGGGTTGAGTTGTTCGGGTTTTTTTTCCTGAAATCAGGGGTGGTTTTTGATTCAAAACTCAGCCCTTAAAACTCAACCCTTCACTTACCGCCCCATCCAGCCGCCGTCGACGGTGAGGATGGTGCCGTGCACGTAGTCCGAGGCGGCCGAGGCCAGGAACACGGCCGGGCCGGCGTAGTCGGTGGGCAGGGCCCAGCGGCCGGCCGGAATGCGCGCGAGAATGGCGGCGCTGCGCTCCTCGTCCTGGCGCAGGGCGGCCGTGTTGTCGGTGGCCACGTAGCCGGGGGCAATGGCGTTCACGTTCACGCCGCGGCCGGCCCACTCGTTGGCCAGCGCCTTCACCAGGCTGCCCACGCCGCCCTTGCTGGCGGCGTAGCTCGGCACGTTGATGCCGCCCTGAAAGGTGAGCAGCGAGGCCGTGAAGATGATTTTGCCCGAGCCGTTCTGCAACATCTGCCCGCCAATGGCGCGGGCCAGGCGGAAGGGCGCGTCGAGGTTGATGCTCAGCACGGCGTCCCAGTCCTCGTCGGAGTGCTCGGCGGCCGGCGCGCGGCGGATGATGCCGGCGTTGTTGAACAGAATGTCGATGACCGGAAAGTCGGCCTGCACCTGCTTGATGAAGCCCTGCAGCTCCTCCAGCTTGCCGAAATCGGCCTGATAGCCGTTGTATTCGCGGCCCAGGGCCTGCACGGCCAGCTCCGTTTCGCCGCCCTTGGGCATGTGGATGGATACGCCAATGATGTCGGCGCCGGCTTCGGCCAGCCCGAGGGCAATGGCTTGTCCGATACCACGGTCGCAGCCCGTGACGAGGGCACGCTTACCAGCCAGGCTAAACGCAGAAGAGAATGCAGTCATAAAAGGGACAATGCGGAGAAGAAAAAGAGAAGAATTCAGCGGCACCAAGCGGTTGGCGCCGGTCTTGCTTCATAAATATTTCATGGCAGACCCGCCAAAAGCAAGAGTTGGACAATCTATTTTTGTGCAATCGTTGCCGGGAACGATGCCATACCAGGATTACGCCACTACATTCCGCCAAAAAACGCCTGTAAGGCCGCGAAACCATATCCTCACACCCCATTCTAACGCAAGGCCGCTTTATCAATAATAATTGCACTTTATTAATAAAACCAACTTTTATTAGCGTATTTAGCCATGTCGTGATTTACCAGCTGTGCCGGCCTGCTCCCGGTAGCGTCCCCGTCCTTCTGCCGCGCTAAAATCAGCTTGGGGATGGGGGTAGCACAGCCCCTGATGGGCTCAACTCACCTACTGCGGCCCCAGGGCGCCATACGCAACAGGCCCCGCTGCTGCGCCGGAGCGCACCAACGGGGCCTGTCCTGAAATAACGGACGGCAGCTATTCGCCGGCCAGCGGGTTCCAGTTGCCCAACACAGCTTCGCGGGTGTAGAAGGCTGCCTGCTGGGGCGTGAGCTGGCGGCTCCACAGAATGCGGGCCTTGGGGGCCGCGCCATCGCCGGTCGACTTGTATTCGGCAAAAAAGGCGTCCTGCTTGTTGCTTTCCTTGCCCCAGTGGTCCCAGCCTTTGGGCTTGATGATGTTGCTCAGCTCGCAGTTGAGGAGTACGGTTTTGCCGAAGGGTTTCCAGGGGCGGGCCAGGAAGTAGGAATCGGGCGGAGCCTCGCCGCCAATCTTGCAGCGCTGCAGCACGATGCCGTAGCGGATGCTGTCGGGGGTGGAGGCGGCGATGATGACCGTGCCGCCCGTTTTGCAAAACAGCGTGCACTCCTCAAAATAGGCCGTGGCCGAGCCCAGGATGTAGTCGGTAGTGCCCTCAATGTAGCAGTTCTTGTAGTACTGGCGGCTGCCGTAGCCGTACACGTACAGCGTGTCGCGGAAGCCCAGGAAGCGGCAATTCACGAACTTGGCGCGGTCGCCGTACACCCACATGGCCGGGCCCTGGCCCACGGTGCCGGCGGTGTTTTCGAAGGTGATGTTTTCGGCCGAGAAGTCGTTGCCAAATGCCCGGAACGTGGACGCCTCGGAGGTGCCCAGGGGCTCACCGTTGGCGGGGGTGCGGCCGTTGTAGTCGTCGAAGGTGAGGATGGTGGTGTTGAGGTCTTCCCCCATCAGCTTCACAAAGTTTTGCTTCTTGGCAAGGTTCAGCTTTTCCTTATAGATGCCCTTGCGGATGAAAATAATGATGGGCGTTTTGTTGTTGAGCGGCACCGCATCGAGGGCGGCCTGCACGGTGCGGAAGTTGCCGGAGCCGTCTTGCGCCACCACCACGGTTTTGGTTTGGGCGAAGCCGCTGAAGCCGGTCAGCAGCAACAGAAAGAGTAGAATTTTAGACATGAGCGGTGGGTGGGTAGGGAAAAGGCGCCGCGAGCATGTGGCCGCTGCAAGCAATGCGAATTTAGAACGATATTTTCGACCAGTCCAAATTAATAATCGCCCAAACACCTTATTTGACCATTCGACTACAAAATAAACCAATTTTTTCGCCATCAATCCCGCTTCTACCTTCCCTTTCTATCCGTCCTTTCGCAATAGCTTCCGTGGGCTGCGCCACCCAGGTATTTGGATTCTCGCCTTGGCCGTCTGCCCTCGACACACGAGTGGCCCGCTGGCAACTGCCAACGGGCCACTCCGGGAAAACCTTCCGATACCCGCTACGGCCCTACCAGTAAACGGTGTAGAGCACAGTGAGGATGGCCACAATGGCCATGGCGCCGATGGCAAAGCCGGGGGTGGTTTTGAACATGCTGCGGTCCACTTCCAGGCCATTGGTTTTTACGCCGCGGCTGGTTTCGAATAGACTGATGAGCACCATCATTACCACGCAGATGACGAACACGAAGCCCATGCGGTCAAGGAACGGGATTTCGTACACGCCTTCGGCGTTAGGCACCGCAAAGCCCAGCGGCGCCAGTAACTTCAGGCTCACGTAGTTGGGTAGGAACTTGAACATCACCGACAGCAGGAAGCCGCCCACGGTGGCAAACAGCGCCGCCGTGGAGGTGGTGCGCTTCCAGAAGAAGCCCAGGATGAACATGGCGAAAATGCCCGGCGACACGAAGCCGGTGTACTCCTGAATGTACTGAAAACCACCTTTCTTGTCGATGCCCAGGTGCGGCGCAATCAGCACGCCCAGAATCATGGCCACCACCACGGTGATTTTGCCCACGTTCACCAGCGTCTTTTCCGACGCTTCGGGGTTGATGACCTTCTTGTAAACGTCGAGCGTGAAGATGGTGGCAATGGAGTTGGCTTTGCCGGCCAGCGAGGCCACCACGGCGGCCGTGAGAGCGGCGAAGGACAGGCCCTTGAGGCCCACCGGCAAGATGTTGAGCAGCACCGGGTAGGCGCGGTCGGGGTTCAGGTCGGCACCGGCGCCGAACTCGGCGGCGCCGAACACGTCCTGCTTGTAGAGCACGTAGGCGGCAATGCCGGGCAGCACCACAATCACGGGCATCAGCAACTTGAGGAAGGCCGCGAACAGGATGCCGCCGCGGGCCGTGGGCAGGTCGGCGCCCAGCGCGCGCTGGGTGATGTACTGGTTGCAGCCCCAGTAGTTGAGGTTCACAATCCACATGCCGCCGAGCAGCACCGTGAGGCCGGGCAGGTCGATGAAGTTGGGGTTGTCCTTCTTGAAAATCATCTGGAAGTGGTCGGAGGCATTTTGCGTCATCAGGTTGAAGCCGTTGATGACGCCGGAGCTGCCGTAGTGCTCGGCCACCATGTTCATGGCCAGGTAGGTGGTGGCCAGGCCGCCCAGGATGAGGAAGAACACCTGAATTACGTCCGTAAAGCCAATCACCTTCATGCCGCCCAGCGTAATGATGACGGCAAACGCAGCCAGCGCATACAGGCAGAAGGTGAGGTTGAGGTCGGCGATGCTGCTGATGGCAATGGCACCGAGATAGAGAATGGACGTCAGGTTGACCACCACGTA
This DNA window, taken from Hymenobacter sp. 5317J-9, encodes the following:
- a CDS encoding sodium/sugar symporter; the encoded protein is MNKHALDTIDYIVFFVYFLIVSGYGIWVYRRKTGHDGTLEGDSKDYFLAEGSLTWWAIGSSLIASNISAEQFVGMSGSGFKMGLAIATYEWMAAITLVIVAVFFIPVYLKNHIFTMPQFLNQRYNGTVAMIMAIFWLALYVVVNLTSILYLGAIAISSIADLNLTFCLYALAAFAVIITLGGMKVIGFTDVIQVFFLILGGLATTYLAMNMVAEHYGSSGVINGFNLMTQNASDHFQMIFKKDNPNFIDLPGLTVLLGGMWIVNLNYWGCNQYITQRALGADLPTARGGILFAAFLKLLMPVIVVLPGIAAYVLYKQDVFGAAEFGAGADLNPDRAYPVLLNILPVGLKGLSFAALTAAVVASLAGKANSIATIFTLDVYKKVINPEASEKTLVNVGKITVVVAMILGVLIAPHLGIDKKGGFQYIQEYTGFVSPGIFAMFILGFFWKRTTSTAALFATVGGFLLSVMFKFLPNYVSLKLLAPLGFAVPNAEGVYEIPFLDRMGFVFVICVVMMVLISLFETSRGVKTNGLEVDRSMFKTTPGFAIGAMAIVAILTVLYTVYW